In Anthonomus grandis grandis chromosome 16, icAntGran1.3, whole genome shotgun sequence, a single window of DNA contains:
- the LOC126745667 gene encoding pre-mRNA-splicing factor SPF27 isoform X1, translated as MAGEVIVDALPYIDQGYDEPGVREAAFAMVEEECRRYRPTKNYLEHLPPLNISSFETQIMHNEFERLQNRLPMETISMKRYELPPPPSGKLNELSAWAECVDNSHAQLEHQAVRILNLQLMMEYCCPAWQRYIQTLQDMEKKASKKLATLRQALQEVNWQRKSLQTKGGDQLKSLEAKWVALVSHNYEIEQACVMAEEYIQRVKQDPELINTQTVPSNSVQ; from the exons ATGGCAGGAGAAGTAATTGTAGACGCGCTACCTTATATCGACCAAGGATATGATGAACCAGGGGTTCGAGAAGCA GCCTTTGCTATGGTAGAAGAAGAGTGCAGACGTTACAGACCGACCAAGAATTACTTAGAACATCTTCCACCCCTAAACATATCCTCGTTTGAAACCCAAATCATGCACAACGAGTTTGAGAGGCTACAAAACCGTCTACCGATGGAAACCATATCGATGAAACGTTACGAGCTTCCACCGCCTCCCAGTGGTAAATTAAACGAGTTAAGTGCTTGGGCCGAATGTGTCGATAACTCCCATGCTCAGCTCGAGCATCAGGCCGTTCGAATATTGAATTTACAGCTTATGATGGAGTATTGTTGTCCAGCTTGGCAAAG ATACATCCAAACCTTGCAGGACATGGAGAAGAAAGCGTCGAAGAAACTGGCCACCCTGCGACAGGCCTTGCAAGAGGTCAATTGGCAAAGGAAGTCACTTCAAACGAAAGGGGGGGATCAGTTGAAAAGTCTCGAGGCGAAATGGGTGGCTCTGGTGTCGCACAATTACGAGATCGAACAGGCCTGCGTGATGGCCGAGGAGTACATTCAGAGGGTTAAGCAAGATCCTGAACTTATAAATACTCAGACTGTACCTAGTAATTCTGTGCAGTAA
- the LOC126745667 gene encoding pre-mRNA-splicing factor SPF27 isoform X2: MVEEECRRYRPTKNYLEHLPPLNISSFETQIMHNEFERLQNRLPMETISMKRYELPPPPSGKLNELSAWAECVDNSHAQLEHQAVRILNLQLMMEYCCPAWQRYIQTLQDMEKKASKKLATLRQALQEVNWQRKSLQTKGGDQLKSLEAKWVALVSHNYEIEQACVMAEEYIQRVKQDPELINTQTVPSNSVQ; the protein is encoded by the exons ATGGTAGAAGAAGAGTGCAGACGTTACAGACCGACCAAGAATTACTTAGAACATCTTCCACCCCTAAACATATCCTCGTTTGAAACCCAAATCATGCACAACGAGTTTGAGAGGCTACAAAACCGTCTACCGATGGAAACCATATCGATGAAACGTTACGAGCTTCCACCGCCTCCCAGTGGTAAATTAAACGAGTTAAGTGCTTGGGCCGAATGTGTCGATAACTCCCATGCTCAGCTCGAGCATCAGGCCGTTCGAATATTGAATTTACAGCTTATGATGGAGTATTGTTGTCCAGCTTGGCAAAG ATACATCCAAACCTTGCAGGACATGGAGAAGAAAGCGTCGAAGAAACTGGCCACCCTGCGACAGGCCTTGCAAGAGGTCAATTGGCAAAGGAAGTCACTTCAAACGAAAGGGGGGGATCAGTTGAAAAGTCTCGAGGCGAAATGGGTGGCTCTGGTGTCGCACAATTACGAGATCGAACAGGCCTGCGTGATGGCCGAGGAGTACATTCAGAGGGTTAAGCAAGATCCTGAACTTATAAATACTCAGACTGTACCTAGTAATTCTGTGCAGTAA